The following proteins come from a genomic window of Paenibacillus spongiae:
- a CDS encoding GMC family oxidoreductase yields the protein MATKLPKTDVVIVGVGWAGGIIASELTKDGLKVVGLEKGKSRKTEDYFMVHDELRYGVRYDLMQDLSKETVTFRSNEKMRALPMRQYGSFLIGDGLGGAGVHWNGQTYRFLPYDFEIRSKTIERYGKNKIPSDMTIQDWGITYDKLEPYYDKFEKMAGISGDENPLGGKRSSPYPTPPMTKSPAMVKFVNAATKMKLHPYMMPSANLSETYTNPDGISRAGCQYCGYCERFGCEYGAKADPVVTVIPVAKKTGNFEIRTHSQVRRILRSGNKVTGVMYTDVTTGKEYEQPADIVVLTGYVFNNVRLLLMSGIGKPYNPSTGAGVIGKNYAYQVIKGASVGFFENEQFNNFAGAGSLGVNLDDYNGDNFDHSDLKFIHGGSISLSQTGQRPILNNPVPGGTPTWGPDFKKNSLKYANRALSVGGQGSSMSFRHHFLDLDPTYKDAFGDPLMRLTFDFEEQDRELAKFLAGKCGEILKEMGANHVDSLKELGPYDIVTYQSTHNTGGAIMGTSPDISAVNSYSQMWDAENLFVVGASSFPQNAGYNPTGTVGALAYRAAEGILKYRTKGGLVE from the coding sequence ATGGCCACCAAGCTACCGAAAACAGATGTTGTCATCGTAGGCGTCGGCTGGGCCGGCGGCATTATCGCTTCCGAATTGACCAAGGACGGCTTGAAGGTCGTTGGCTTGGAGAAAGGCAAGTCGCGCAAGACGGAAGATTACTTTATGGTCCATGATGAGCTTCGCTACGGAGTTCGCTACGACCTGATGCAGGATCTATCCAAGGAAACGGTCACCTTCCGCAGCAATGAGAAAATGCGCGCGCTGCCCATGAGGCAGTACGGTTCGTTCCTGATCGGCGACGGCTTGGGGGGCGCCGGCGTGCATTGGAACGGGCAGACCTACCGGTTTCTTCCGTATGACTTCGAAATCCGCAGCAAAACGATCGAACGTTACGGCAAGAACAAAATCCCGTCCGATATGACCATCCAGGACTGGGGGATCACGTACGATAAGCTGGAGCCCTATTACGACAAATTCGAGAAAATGGCGGGCATATCCGGCGATGAGAATCCCCTCGGCGGCAAACGGTCCAGTCCCTATCCAACGCCGCCGATGACCAAATCGCCTGCCATGGTCAAGTTCGTCAATGCCGCGACGAAGATGAAGCTTCATCCGTATATGATGCCGTCCGCCAACCTGTCCGAGACCTATACGAATCCGGACGGCATCTCCCGCGCCGGCTGCCAATATTGCGGCTACTGCGAGCGCTTCGGCTGCGAATACGGAGCGAAGGCCGATCCGGTCGTAACGGTCATCCCGGTCGCCAAGAAAACCGGCAATTTCGAAATTCGGACCCACTCGCAGGTGCGGCGCATCCTGCGCAGCGGGAACAAGGTGACGGGGGTCATGTACACCGACGTCACGACGGGCAAAGAATATGAGCAGCCCGCCGATATCGTCGTCCTGACGGGTTATGTATTCAATAACGTCCGCCTGCTCCTCATGTCCGGCATCGGCAAGCCTTACAACCCGAGCACGGGCGCGGGCGTCATCGGCAAGAACTATGCCTATCAGGTGATCAAGGGCGCTTCGGTCGGCTTTTTCGAGAACGAGCAGTTCAACAATTTCGCCGGAGCCGGCTCACTAGGCGTCAACCTGGACGATTACAACGGCGATAACTTCGACCATTCGGACCTGAAGTTCATCCATGGCGGCTCGATCTCGCTCAGCCAAACCGGTCAGCGTCCGATCTTGAATAACCCGGTTCCCGGCGGGACTCCTACATGGGGGCCTGATTTCAAGAAAAATTCGCTCAAATACGCGAACCGCGCGCTCTCCGTCGGCGGCCAGGGATCGTCCATGTCGTTCCGGCATCACTTTCTCGACCTGGATCCGACCTACAAGGATGCGTTCGGCGATCCGCTCATGCGCCTGACCTTCGACTTTGAAGAGCAGGACCGCGAGTTGGCCAAGTTCCTGGCCGGGAAGTGCGGCGAAATTCTGAAGGAAATGGGCGCCAATCACGTCGATTCCTTGAAGGAGCTCGGGCCCTACGATATCGTCACGTATCAATCGACGCACAATACGGGAGGCGCCATCATGGGTACATCCCCCGACATATCGGCGGTAAACTCTTACTCCCAAATGTGGGATGCGGAGAATCTGTTCGTCGTCGGCGCCAGCTCCTTTCCGCAGAATGCCGGCTATAACCCGACGGGAACGGTAGGCGCGCTTGCCTACAGAGCCGCGGAAGGCATACTGAAATACCGCACCAAAGGCGGACTGGTGGAATAG
- a CDS encoding gluconate 2-dehydrogenase subunit 3 family protein: protein MDNNGEHKNPDKGNHDVQEPSRRKFLVNTGFALGGVVVGGALGGLLGRKSKEPAAPAPAPEAGKPAGPANYNRALMFLTPDQFAIVDAATERIFPKDDNGPGAKELGVAFFIDHQLAGDWGFNAREYMSPPYFKGEKVQGYQGHLKRREMYDIALQEMENYSQSQYQKGFVQLTGEQQDEILKAFEDNAVELGTISPSGFFRVLRSNTLEGVYSDPLYGGNANMDGWRMRNYPGNQMSYTSIIDKDFQTIAPSSLQDHMAAH from the coding sequence TTGGATAACAACGGCGAGCATAAAAATCCCGATAAAGGAAATCACGATGTCCAGGAGCCTTCCCGCAGAAAATTCCTCGTCAATACCGGGTTTGCGTTAGGCGGCGTCGTCGTCGGCGGCGCCTTGGGCGGCCTCCTCGGGAGGAAGTCCAAAGAACCTGCGGCCCCCGCACCTGCCCCGGAGGCAGGCAAGCCTGCCGGTCCGGCCAACTATAACCGTGCGCTGATGTTTCTCACCCCGGACCAGTTCGCGATCGTGGATGCCGCGACCGAGCGGATCTTCCCTAAGGATGACAACGGGCCCGGCGCGAAGGAACTGGGAGTCGCTTTCTTTATCGATCACCAATTAGCCGGCGACTGGGGCTTCAACGCCAGAGAATATATGTCTCCCCCTTATTTCAAGGGCGAGAAGGTACAGGGCTACCAAGGCCATCTGAAGCGGCGCGAAATGTACGATATCGCCCTGCAGGAGATGGAGAATTACAGCCAGTCCCAGTACCAGAAGGGCTTCGTACAGCTGACGGGCGAGCAGCAGGACGAAATATTGAAGGCATTCGAAGACAATGCGGTCGAGCTTGGAACGATATCCCCAAGCGGATTTTTCAGAGTATTGCGGAGCAACACGCTGGAAGGGGTATACAGCGATCCGCTGTACGGCGGCAATGCCAATATGGACGGGTGGCGCATGCGCAATTACCCCGGCAACCAAATGAGCTATACGTCGATTATCGATAAAGATTTCCAAACCATCGCCCCAAGCAGCCTGCAAGATCACATGGCAGCTCATTAG